In Populus nigra chromosome 1, ddPopNigr1.1, whole genome shotgun sequence, one genomic interval encodes:
- the LOC133670794 gene encoding uncharacterized protein LOC133670794 isoform X1, which produces MLCDSFVTAVTSSTATTMPPPAAAASSHVLPIRYDHEQHRRWRRRNGTSIVSVSVSVSASASPLSINQMNMDSSSRRLKNYQEVVKSARDKFTQEISFQSKDKDISLAKALLYIAAEDEAFISLNQEMDACSLLNERRAVSAALNSQEWDCVEQMPLAGKTTSQWVSELDNITKDVEAELVSRDIGCHLVELLDAVNLVLFELRGFKRSPVVVDSKYSYLHTVLSTRCGSAILLSIIYIEVCRRLGLTIVGSRVGEDFLIWPQMGNLEELFKVTSGHSLFAIVNGRCVEDPRSKASDLTGNSLLGLEIATKRDIIGIALANLIRLHWKRASRSNPGLMLTSPLRRAPNTDEKLNRIHNSSIPLLRPHDLRLAIMASERSLILQPHNWALRRDHGMMLYYNRKYGQAVQELSICMAFAPEEEAKVLEAFVEKLHLLRLESSWKSLGHTGQLTVP; this is translated from the exons ATGCTGTGTGATTCATTCGTCACTGCCGTTACTTCATCAACAGCAACAACCATGCCaccaccagcagcagcagcttcttcTCATGTTTTGCCCATCAG GTATGATCATGAACAACATCGGCGGTGGAGGAGAAGAAATGGGACTTCTATTGTTTCAGTTTCAGTTTCAGTTTCAGCTTCAGCTTCCCCTCTTTCAATCAATCAGATGAACATGGACTCTTCTTCCCGTCGTCTCAAAAATTATCAGGAG GTTGTCAAGTCTGCGAGGGACAAGTTTACCCAGGAAATCTCCTTCCAATCCAAGGACAAAGACATTTCTCTTGCTAAG GCTTTGCTATACATTGCAGCAGAAGATGAGGCATTTATCTCTCTCAATCAAGAGATGGATGCTTGCTCACTCCTGAATGAGAGGAGAGCTGTTTCAGCTGCATTGAATTCCCAGGAGTGGGATTGTGTGGAGCAGATGCCTTTAGCTGGAAAGACTACAAGTCAATGGGTCAGTGAGTTGGACAACATTACCAAGGATGTCGAAGCAGAGCTAGTTTCAAGAGACATAGGTTGCCATTTGGTTGAACTTTTGGATGCAGTGAATTTAGTTCTTTTTGAGTTGAGAGGCTTCAAAAGATCACCTGTTGTTGTAGATTCCAAGTATTCATACTTGCACACAGTATTAAGCACCAGATGTGGCAGTG CAATTTTGCTTAGTATAATTTACATTGAAGTTTGTAGAAGACTTGGTCTGACCATTGTGGGATCTCGAGTTGGGGAAGATTTTTTGATATGGCCCCAAATGGGGAACCTGGAG GAGCTCTTCAAGGTAACTTCAGGACACAGCTTGTTTGCAATTGTCAACGGAAGGTGTGTTGAGGACCCTAGATCAAAGGCATCAGATTTGACTGGAAATTCTCTTTTGGGGCTCGAGATAGCTACGAAACGAGACATTATTGGCATTGCTCTGGCCAATTTGATT AGGCTTCACTGGAAACGTGCTTCGAGATCAAATCCTGGTTTGATGCTGACTTCACCACTTAGGCGTGCTCCTAACACTGATGAAAAACTTAACAGGATCCATAATTCAAGTATTCCTTTGCTTCGGCCTCATGATCTTAG GCTGGCTATCATGGCTTCAGAAAGATCGTTGATTCTGCAACCACATAATTGGGCTTTGAGGAGAGACCATGGCATGATGTTGTACTATAATAG GAAATATGGTCAGGCGGTGCAAGAGCTTAGCATTTGCATGGCGTTTGCCCCAGAAGAAGAGGCCAAGGTCCTAGAAGCATTTGTAGAGAAATTGCACCTGTTGCGGCTTGAATCGTCGTGGAAGTCTTTGGGACACACAGGTCAACTAACAGTTCCTTGA
- the LOC133670794 gene encoding uncharacterized protein LOC133670794 isoform X2 → MDACSLLNERRAVSAALNSQEWDCVEQMPLAGKTTSQWVSELDNITKDVEAELVSRDIGCHLVELLDAVNLVLFELRGFKRSPVVVDSKYSYLHTVLSTRCGSAILLSIIYIEVCRRLGLTIVGSRVGEDFLIWPQMGNLEELFKVTSGHSLFAIVNGRCVEDPRSKASDLTGNSLLGLEIATKRDIIGIALANLIRLHWKRASRSNPGLMLTSPLRRAPNTDEKLNRIHNSSIPLLRPHDLRLAIMASERSLILQPHNWALRRDHGMMLYYNRKYGQAVQELSICMAFAPEEEAKVLEAFVEKLHLLRLESSWKSLGHTGQLTVP, encoded by the exons ATGGATGCTTGCTCACTCCTGAATGAGAGGAGAGCTGTTTCAGCTGCATTGAATTCCCAGGAGTGGGATTGTGTGGAGCAGATGCCTTTAGCTGGAAAGACTACAAGTCAATGGGTCAGTGAGTTGGACAACATTACCAAGGATGTCGAAGCAGAGCTAGTTTCAAGAGACATAGGTTGCCATTTGGTTGAACTTTTGGATGCAGTGAATTTAGTTCTTTTTGAGTTGAGAGGCTTCAAAAGATCACCTGTTGTTGTAGATTCCAAGTATTCATACTTGCACACAGTATTAAGCACCAGATGTGGCAGTG CAATTTTGCTTAGTATAATTTACATTGAAGTTTGTAGAAGACTTGGTCTGACCATTGTGGGATCTCGAGTTGGGGAAGATTTTTTGATATGGCCCCAAATGGGGAACCTGGAG GAGCTCTTCAAGGTAACTTCAGGACACAGCTTGTTTGCAATTGTCAACGGAAGGTGTGTTGAGGACCCTAGATCAAAGGCATCAGATTTGACTGGAAATTCTCTTTTGGGGCTCGAGATAGCTACGAAACGAGACATTATTGGCATTGCTCTGGCCAATTTGATT AGGCTTCACTGGAAACGTGCTTCGAGATCAAATCCTGGTTTGATGCTGACTTCACCACTTAGGCGTGCTCCTAACACTGATGAAAAACTTAACAGGATCCATAATTCAAGTATTCCTTTGCTTCGGCCTCATGATCTTAG GCTGGCTATCATGGCTTCAGAAAGATCGTTGATTCTGCAACCACATAATTGGGCTTTGAGGAGAGACCATGGCATGATGTTGTACTATAATAG GAAATATGGTCAGGCGGTGCAAGAGCTTAGCATTTGCATGGCGTTTGCCCCAGAAGAAGAGGCCAAGGTCCTAGAAGCATTTGTAGAGAAATTGCACCTGTTGCGGCTTGAATCGTCGTGGAAGTCTTTGGGACACACAGGTCAACTAACAGTTCCTTGA